A genomic segment from Aegilops tauschii subsp. strangulata cultivar AL8/78 chromosome 1, Aet v6.0, whole genome shotgun sequence encodes:
- the LOC109736419 gene encoding uncharacterized protein: MAPCRAAVVKTRAVCVLLLLLLLSADVRPQSVDGQAPPAPEVAATIEADTDGRGNGTRGAGSGNAARKVLSTIDCQICESTCRVKCLINNLFQWGTCYQRCKADNCNDWCR; encoded by the coding sequence ATGGCGCCATGCCGAGCCGCCGTCGTGAAGACGAGGGCGGTGTGCGTGCTGCTGCTTCTCCTACTCCTGTCGGCCGATGTGCGGCCACAGTCCGTGGATGGGCAGGCGCCACCGGCTCCAGAGGTGGCCGCGACGATCGAAGCGGATACCGACGGCCGCGGCAATGGCACCCGCGGCGCCGGCAGCGGGAACGCCGCGAGGAAGGTGCTGAGCACCATCGACTGCCAGATCTGCGAGTCGACGTGCCGGGTCAAGTGCCTCATCAACAACCTCTTCCAGTGGGGCACTTGCTACCAGCGCTGCAAGGCCGACAACTGCAACGACTGGTGTAGGTAG